GTCATGTCCTCCTCAGATCAGTCTGCCGCTCACATGCCGGTGATGCAGTAACCGGCGTCGACATAGATGGTCTGACCGGTGATGCCGGAGGCCAGGTTGCTGGCCAGGAAGGCGGCGGTGCCACCCACCTCGTCCTGGGTGACGGTGCGGTGCAGGGGAGCCTTCTCCTCGACGTTGTGGATCATGTCGAGGATGCCGCCAATGGCGGAGCTGGCCAGGGTGCGGATCGGACCGGCGCTGATGGCGTTCACACGCACCTGCTTCTCACCCAGCTCAGCGGCCAGGTAGCGGACGGAAGCCTCCAGAGCAGCCTTAGCCACGCCCATCACATTGTAGTTGGGAATCGCGCGCTCGGCGCCGAGATAGCTCAGGGTGATCACGCTGCCGCCATCGCTGAAGAGGGGCTTGGCGTGCTTGCAGAGCGGAGCCAGGGAGTAGGCACTCACCTCGAGGGCCCGGGCGAAGCCCTCGGGAGAGATGTTCGAGTAATCCCCGATCAGCTCATCCTTACCGGCGAAGGCCAGGCAGTGCACGAGGACATCGATCTGACCCCATTGCTCCTTGACCTTGGCAAACACCGCCTCGATTTGAGCAGGATCCTGCACGTTCAGTGGCTCAAACAGGGTGGGGGCCAGGGGGGCGGTCAGCTCACGCACCTTGCCTTCAAAGCGACCCTTGTCATCGGGAAGGTAGGTCACCCCAAGCTGGGCGCCGGCGGCGTGCAGCTGCTGGGCAATGCCCCAAGCGATCGACTTGTTGTTGGCGATGCCGGTGACGAGGGCCTTCTTACCGCGCAGATCGAGAAGCATGAATTGGGCACTTGCGATTGGGGGATTCTCACCCAGCCACGGTCGTGGACTCAACTAGCCAGGATCAACAGACCCCCAAGACGCCGCCGTTGGCCAGTCCCACCCTGCGCGGAGTGCCCCTGAATTGGGATGAGCACCCGGGCGATCTCCCCCGCCAGTTCTCAGACCGCAGCGAGCTCGAGCGCACACTGCAGCAGCTCTTTCCTGAGGCCAGTGGCGGCTTGAGCCCGATCCCAGGGGGCCGGCGCAAGGCGGAGGCCCTGCTGGGCAAGGTCCAACCGGAGCGCTATGCGAAAGCCCGCAACTTTCTCAGTGGCCCCGTTACCCGGCTCTCGCCCTACATCCGCCATGGAGCGATCAGCCTGGCGGAAGTGCGGGATGCGGTCTTTGCCCGCACCAAGCAACGGCAGACCAGCGAGAAGCTGATCAATGAGCTGGGCTGGCGGGACTACTGGCAGCGCCTCTGGGCTCAGCTCGGCGACGGGATCTGGAGCGATCAGGAATCCCTCAAGACCGGCCATCACCCCGGCGCTTACGCCGAATCGCTGCCGGCGGATCTAGCCGACGGTCAGACCGGCTTGGCCTGCATGGATGGATTCATCCAGGAGTTGCACCAAACCGGCTGGCTCCACAACCACGCCCGGATGTGGCTGGCGGCGTATGTCGTGCACTGGCGGCGGATCCGCTGGCAGGCCGGCGCCCAGTGGTTCCTGCGCCACCTGCTCGATGGGGACCCGGCCAGCAACAACCTCAGCTGGCAGTGGGTGGCCAGCAGCTTCAGCCACAAGCCCTACTTCTTCAACCGCGCAAACCTGGAGCGCTACAGCGATGGCCGCTACTGCCAGGACTGCGAAGTGAGCGCCAAGGGCTGCCCATTTGAGGCCAGCTACGAGCAGCTCGAGCAGCGCCTGTTCCAGCAGCAAGCCGCGATCCGAGAGACGAGCGATCGCCCCAACCGCCGCCAACGCCCCTCGAGCTCCAAAGCCTCCGCCTTCAGCCGTCCCGCCAAGCCGAACCGATGAACCATCCGATCCTTTGGCTGCACGGCGACGCCTTGGGCCCCAGCAACCCCGCCCTGTTGGCCCACCCCGGTCAGCCGGCCGTGTTCGTCTTCGATCGCGAACTCCTGCGGGGCAAGAGTCCGACCACCGCCGATCCCCAGGACGCCGCGCCGGAGGCCGTCAGTCTCAAGCGCATCGGCTTTCTCTACGAATGCCTGTTGGAGTTGCCGGTCAGCCTGCGCCACGGGGATGTGGCCGAGGAGGTCCTGCGCTTTGCCCAGGCCCATGGCGCGGACGGCATCGTCACGAGCTCCAGCGCCGATCCCCGGGTGGAGAGCATCTGCCGCCAACTCGAGCAAACCCTGCCGGTGCAGCAGTTGGATCCGACGCCGTTCGTTGAGCTTGACGAAGGAGTGAATTTGGGGCGCTTCAGCCGCTACTGGAGGCAAGCCGAACGCGAGGTCTGGGCCGACTGGGCGCCGCAGGCTTAGGAAGCTGCGTTCTCCTCAGGGGGACTGAGCAGGTCCCGCTCCTCCAGCATCGGGAAGGCGGGAGCCGTGACCTCAGAGGCGCTTCGGGGCGGCGCCACCCACTGCCAACGGGCCTTGGGTGCGCGGTGACGGCAGAGGGCTTGCAGCTCCTGCCGCAGGGCCCGCTCGACGTCCTTACGGTTAGCCGCCTCAAAAAACTCCTCACGCGAGGCCAAACCCGTGCTGAAGGGACGGCTGCCGTTGCCGTTAAAGAGCCGGGCCGGATCCACCAACCAGCGGGGCTTGCAGACTCCGGCCTCGCGGGTATCGGTGGCGAGCCAGATGTGCAGCCCATAGCCGTCGGGCTGGTTCAGAACCGCCAAACCGTCGTGGGGCTGGGAGCGCTGCAAGGGGTAGGTCGTCCAGGTGGCGCTGCGGTGGGCAGGCACGCACCCCAACAGAGCCAGGGCCAGGAGAGCTGCTGCGGGACGGGGCCAACCCAAGGCAGTTCAGGGCACAATCAGCCCCATTCTGGTGGCGTTGTCATGGTGCTCACCCCGTCTGAAATGTTGCCCCTGGGAACGCCCCTGCCGGAGTTCTCACTGGAGCGGGCCGCAGGGGGGCGCTGGGAGACCGCAGCACTGAAGGCCAAGCCCGTGCTGGTGCTCTTCATCTGTGCCCACTGCCCCTACGTGATCCACATCGAGCCTGAGCTGGGTCGGCTGGAGCGGGACTACGGCGAGCAGGTGCAAATCGTGGCGATCTCGAGCAACAGCACGATCACCCACCCCCAGGACGGCCCCGAAGGCTTACGAGCCCAGGCCGAACGCCAAGGCTGGAGCTTCCCCTACCTCTTCGACGCCAGCCAAGCAGTAGCCAAGGCCTTCCAGGCGGCCTGCACCCCTGACCTTTTCCTGTTCAACAGCCAGCACCAGCTCGTCTACCGCGGCCAACTGGATGGGAGCCGTCCCGGCAACGACGAAGCCCTCACCGGGACGGACCTACGGGCTGCGATCGATGGCCTGTTGGCGGGCCGAGCCGTAAACCCCGATCAGCGTCCCTCGATTGGCTGCAACATCAAGTGGCATCCGGAGGAGGCCTAAAAGGCCGAGAACCGAATCAGGGCCTTAAGGTTGCCGGCATGCAGGTGCCCCCTTTCAGCCTCACCGAACAGCTGGCGCAGCTCGGGCCTGAGCTGGATGCAGCGGTTTTAGAGGTTCTCCGTAGCGGTCAATACATCGGCGGAGGGGTCATCGCGGCATTCGAGAAGGCCTTCGCCGAAAGCGTCGGCACTCCCTTTGCTGTGGGCTGCAACAGCGGCACCGATGCCTTGATCCTGGCCCTGCGCGGCCTGGGCATTGGTCCTGGCGACGAGGTGATCACCGCCTCCTTCAGCTTTTTTGCCACGGCCGAGGCCATCAGCGCGGTGGGCGCGACACCAGTCTTCGTCGACGTTGAGGAGAGCTCTTATCTGATTGATCTGGATCAGGTCGAGGCCGCGATCACGCCGGCGACCAAAGCCCTGATCCCGGTCCATCTCTTCGGCCGGCCCGTCGACATGGAGAGGGTGAGTTCCATCGCTCAACGCCACAACCTGAAGGTGGTTGAGGACTGTGCCCAAGCCAGTGGTGCCAGCTGGGCAGGCCTCCCGGTGGGCAGCTGGGGTGATGTGGGCTGCTTCAGCTTCTTCCCAACCAAGAACCTCGGCGGCGCCGGGGACGGCGGCGCGGTGACCTGCAAAGACGAAGCCCTCGCCCAACGGATGCGGGAGCTAGCGGTGCACGGGATGCCCCGGCGCTATCTCCACAGCGAACTCGGCTACAACAGCCGCCTCGATTCCATCCAGGCCGCCGTCCTCAACGTCAAGCTGCCCCACCTGAGCAGCTGGGTCGAGAAGCGAACCGCCATTGCCCAGCGCTATCGCGCAGAGCTGAGCGGCAGCAACGGCTTCGCCCTGCCCGAGGCCGGCCCAAAGGGGCACAGCTGGAACCAGTTCGTGATGCGCGTCCCCGCCTGCAACCCCAGCCCCGCCTGCGGCTCGACTTGCACCCCATCCGCCGACAGCGCCAACTTCGGCCTGCCGGAAGCCTGCTGCCGCGACTGGCTCAAACAGCAGCTGCAGGACGCCGGGGTGACGACGATCATTTACTACCCAATCCCGATCCACCGCCAGCCGGCCTACGCCCACCTGAATTACCCGCCCGGCTCGCTGCCGATCACCGAGCGCCTCTGCTCCGAGGTCCTCAGCTTGCCGATCTTCCCGGAGCTCAGCGCCGAACAGCAATGTCGAGTTATTGAGACAGTACAGCAAATCACCACAGCAGAAAAATTAGCACAAACAAATAGCTTTCTTCACAACAAATAATCCTCGATTGCCAAGACTTATCGATTCACTCGATCACAAGAATACGTCACGCTAAAAATATGGCCATCCCAGAAAATACGACCCTCTCTCAGGATCAAGTTTCGTCGAACCTTAAGGACTAATTTCCAAAGAAGAATGAACCCGCCAACGGAATACGCCTCAGCACTCGAGTGAGCCTAGATCTGAGAATTTCAGCATCTCCTTTCAAGCATCCGTAACTTTCAGACTGCCAAGTCGACAAGAATACAGAGGTATTGTGTATCATTCTTTTTGAGTCAAACAGATATAGACATCCCTTTTTCTCAAAGCATCCTAATTTCTTTTCAGGGTCACCAAAGAAATTGGACCATACGGTCAAAGTCTTTAGGCGAAGCCAGCACCCATCCGGGAGCCTCTATATGCTCAGGCCATGGATTAACAGCATAAGCCCTAAATCGAGGATTAATAAATTGGAAACGCGAATGCGGGAAGATCCTCGGATTTCCGTTCGCTGAAATCGACAAAGCCTTCACCCGGCCAGACGAAAGAGCCTCAATACGCCTGCTCTCCCAAGGGGGATCTGCAACGTATCCAAGTTTGCCAGAAAGCCTATTTGCTTTCAGTAGCTTTTCTAGACAAGATACCTGATTGTAATAAGCAAAAGAAAAAGCCCTGTCGACCCTCCCCACAACCATGACAAACGTCATTAATATTGCCGCTAAAGCCGATAGCAAAAGCCCAAGGCCCAAAGCCCTTGGCCATCCCGAACAAGTCCTAGCTTTAAGGCTATCTAGACCAAGGCCAAGATTGAATTGCTCGGCGCCTTCAAGGCGACGCGAAAAACCTACGATGCAAGAAAGAATTATAGATATTCCAACCGGGAGAAAATAGGCAGGCACCAACAAGCATCGCCACAGGCTCCTATCAAAAAGGTTTTCAGGAAGAAACATATACAATGATGCATTGATTACCATTGAAGAGCCAATTAGAAACAGTGTGCAGTCATCGATTAGGCAAATCTGCACCAAGACCAAACGGTCTTGGCTTGAATGCAAGAACAGGCATCTGGAGGACAAAACACTAACCAATCCCACGATCGAAAAACAGAGACCTGCCGCCATGAGCAACACAAAAGGCTGAGCCAATAATTCCCCCCATTAATTTGAATAGGCCGAGAATATGCCATTAAAAGACAGAGCTGATGCGACGTCTTCGCACTGGTGAAAACTCAAGTAATATTGAGCATACCCGATCAGCGAACCTAAGAATACAGAGAGAGTGCCGCAAGATAATCTTGAACTTTTCTTTAAATAGTCAGACTTATATTCATAGGCAAAAGCTAGCAGGCAGGCAAGAAAAAGCAATGGGATACTGGCCTGCAAAAAATGCAACCTATTACTAAATGATTAGATCATTGATAAGTAGAAAAGAGCAGAGATGATGATGAGTGAATGCTTCTTTTTTCGGGCATGACATGAAAGTATAAATATCAAGATGAAGCATGAAAGAACATTTAAGAGATTTCCACCATGCCTTGCAGGCAGGCCAACGGCATAAAAGATTTCTCGATACCACGGAAAAGCCAATAAGAGAGATAAGGCGACCAAACTAAATACAGTAAGCGAGGCAGCTTGCCTGCGAGAAGAGATTAAAGCAACTAAGATAAGAGCCCCGACACACACAGGAGAACCTGAAAGGAATAGTACAGAGAGAAAGGATAAAGGGTTGATTCGCTACCCAGTCTTGAAATAAATGCACTCAAATAATCAGGCCAAACGCTCGGAATGCGAGCATGAGTAATCTCGGACCACGAAAGACGCCCAGCAGATAAATGGACTAAATAATCAAAAGGCGCTAAATGATCGTTGTTAAACCAAAAGCTTCTTCCAGCAAGCCAATCAGAAGAACCAAGAAGAGTGATTAATAAAAGGAAAACCGGAGGCAGAAACCGAAAATATGCTGAAAAGAATACTAGGGCTTTCTTGATCCGAAAAGACCAATCGCATGCTTTATTAAAGCTGACTACAGACTATCCAATTGTTGAGTATATCTCCTTGAATCGTCTCTGCTGGATTTTGTGATTAACTATCAATCTCGGATAGCCGCGACGCTCTATTGGGCTGATCTCACCGCTCAGCAAGTCCTTGGTGTTGACATGCTTGAGCTCCGGTAGCCAACTGCGGATATAAACGCCTTGTGGGTCGAACTTGCTGGCCTGAGTTGCTGGGTTGAAGATCCGCAAGGGCTTGGGATCCATCCCGCTGCTGGCACTCCACTGCCAACCACCATTGTTGGCCGCAAGATCCCCATCGACGAGGCGGGCCATGAAAGTGGTCTCGCCCAGGCGCCAATCGCAGATGAGGTCCTTCACCAAATAAGAGGCGACGATCATCCGGCAGCGGTTGTGCATCCAACCGCTCTCGTTGAGCTGTCGCATCGCGGCATCAATGATTGGCATACCCGTCAGCCCATCGCACCAAGCCTGATAGCGCTCAGGCGCGTTTTCCCAGGGGAACAACTTCCACTGGGGCCGGTACGGACCGTCGGCGAGCTCCGGGAAATGGAACAGCGCTTGTTGGTAGAACTCGCGCCACGCCAACTCCTGCTCCCACACCTGAATCGACTCGCGCTGCTCATCGCTGCGGACCAACGCCTTGGCTTGCTGAGCGGCATCCCAGGCCTGACGGGGACTGAGGGTCCCGAACTTCAAGGCTGCCGAGAGGCCTGACGTCCCAGCCTCTCCCGGCATGTTCCGGCCGGGCTCATAGGACAACAACGGGCCGCCATCACAGAAGGTTTGGAGTTGCTGAGCTGCCGCGACCTCACCCGGGCGACAGGGGCAGAGATCAACTCCGGGAAAGGTTTTGCCAAGGGACTCGAGAGACGGCAGGTCTCGGAGCAGTGGCAGTCGCTCTGGCAGCTCGGCCCCATGGGCTAACAGTCCCTGGGGAGCGGGCCGCAGCGCTAACTCTCCAGCCGCTGCCCTGCGCTCAACCTGGCCAAACCAATTGCGCTTGAACGGTCCGTACACCTTGTACGGATCTCCGCCGCCCGTCTTGAGGGCCTCCGGAGCAACCAGGAGCTGATCCCAGTCCACCAGGACCTTTTGCCCCTGCGCCTGAAGCGCCGCAGCCACCCGTCGATCGCGTTCACGCCCGTACGGCTCCACATCACGGTTCCAGGCGACGACACCAGCACCGATCGCCTCGGCCAACTGTGGCAATACCTCCGCAGGATCCCCTCGAAGCAGCAGCAACTCACTACCGGCCTTGCGCCAATTGGCCATGAGTTCATTCAGGCTCTCGAGCAGAAACCAGACCCGAGCTGGCGCCATATCGGCGGCCGAGAGGATCGCCGGATCCAGCACAAACACCCCGGTGACCGCAGGGGTGGCTGCAGCCGCTGCCGCCAAGCCGAGGTTGTCGGCCAGGCGCAAATCGCGGCGATGCCAAAACAGCCAACGCTCCGGTGCCATCAATCAAACAAAATGAGGACAGTTAGCCCGGAAACGATAGAGGGTCACGAAATTTGACCGAGACGCAAATGCAGCAAAGACTCGACAAGGTTCCAGTCGGTAAGATCATCAACCTCAATACCATGAATACTGGACATCTCGTAGAGAGTGACAGGAGGTGCACATCTACAACGATGAAGAAGATATGCTTCTCTTGAGAATATATAAAAAGCTCCGTTCTCAATCAAGCAACCATCCCAGTCCTGACGGCGCGGTCGCGCTTCTGGATTGTAATTAATAGGCCTACCATCCTCTCCCCACAAAAACTGATGCTTTCGAACGCATGAGACCAGCGGCCTTCGATTATTTTCCTTGAATAGTTTGATTGCTTCAGAAAGGTGCGCACCACGAGTCAACGGAGAAGTCGCCTGAATCAAGAGTATGTTTGAAGGACTTACAACACTAAAAAAGTGATCAATCACATCTTCGGTAGAAGAACTGTCCTGCGCCAATCGACTTGGCCGGTCAACAAACAATACACTTTGATAACTGTTTGCTATAGTTTCTTTAATCTCTGGGTCTTCTGTAGATATATAAACCGGTACCTCAAGCTCCAGAGCGGCTTCAATAGACCAGAAGCATAAGGGCTTGAGAGCCATAGGCTTAAGATTTTTCCTCGGTATTCCTTTGGATCCGCCACGCAAAGGTATGAGGACAGCAAATTCCAAGATGTTATGAATGCAGCTCTTATCTTAAGCACAAGATGAAAACAAGTCAATTGCATCGCTTATAAAAGAATGCTTTTCGTACAGAGGTAGCTTTATGCCCTGATCCAACAGAAGGCTCTGCTTCATTTCAACTCGAGGAGGGTCATGAGGCCTCAATTCAGCATTGGCCGAATGCAGAGAATACGTCTTGCCCAGTTGAGCAGAAGTCAATTCAAGAACTTCACAGACAGAAAGGTGTAGATTTGAACCAATAAAATACTCTGGTCGCCTCTGATCGTGATTCATCATGAGAATCTGCTTGACTGAGTTCATATAATCTATTGAAAAGCCCCAATTTCGGACTGGCAAAGCAGAATCGACGTTGATGTTGACATGCTCAAGTGGAGACTTCAGGAATGATCTAACAATTTTTGGGAAAAGAAAGCGTTGGTCAGAAAATTCAGAGATATGATTAAAGAGGTGCAATATAGAACATCTACCCGTCAGCGCATGCAGCTGTCGTATGTGAGAATAAATCTGAAGCTTAGACAGCGCATAAGGACTTACAGCCGATA
This DNA window, taken from Synechococcus sp. LTW-R, encodes the following:
- the fabI gene encoding enoyl-ACP reductase FabI, which encodes MLLDLRGKKALVTGIANNKSIAWGIAQQLHAAGAQLGVTYLPDDKGRFEGKVRELTAPLAPTLFEPLNVQDPAQIEAVFAKVKEQWGQIDVLVHCLAFAGKDELIGDYSNISPEGFARALEVSAYSLAPLCKHAKPLFSDGGSVITLSYLGAERAIPNYNVMGVAKAALEASVRYLAAELGEKQVRVNAISAGPIRTLASSAIGGILDMIHNVEEKAPLHRTVTQDEVGGTAAFLASNLASGITGQTIYVDAGYCITGM
- a CDS encoding FAD-binding domain-containing protein, translating into MAPERWLFWHRRDLRLADNLGLAAAAAATPAVTGVFVLDPAILSAADMAPARVWFLLESLNELMANWRKAGSELLLLRGDPAEVLPQLAEAIGAGVVAWNRDVEPYGRERDRRVAAALQAQGQKVLVDWDQLLVAPEALKTGGGDPYKVYGPFKRNWFGQVERRAAAGELALRPAPQGLLAHGAELPERLPLLRDLPSLESLGKTFPGVDLCPCRPGEVAAAQQLQTFCDGGPLLSYEPGRNMPGEAGTSGLSAALKFGTLSPRQAWDAAQQAKALVRSDEQRESIQVWEQELAWREFYQQALFHFPELADGPYRPQWKLFPWENAPERYQAWCDGLTGMPIIDAAMRQLNESGWMHNRCRMIVASYLVKDLICDWRLGETTFMARLVDGDLAANNGGWQWSASSGMDPKPLRIFNPATQASKFDPQGVYIRSWLPELKHVNTKDLLSGEISPIERRGYPRLIVNHKIQQRRFKEIYSTIG
- a CDS encoding acylneuraminate cytidylyltransferase family protein; protein product: MALKPLCFWSIEAALELEVPVYISTEDPEIKETIANSYQSVLFVDRPSRLAQDSSSTEDVIDHFFSVVSPSNILLIQATSPLTRGAHLSEAIKLFKENNRRPLVSCVRKHQFLWGEDGRPINYNPEARPRRQDWDGCLIENGAFYIFSREAYLLHRCRCAPPVTLYEMSSIHGIEVDDLTDWNLVESLLHLRLGQIS
- a CDS encoding DegT/DnrJ/EryC1/StrS aminotransferase family protein, giving the protein MQVPPFSLTEQLAQLGPELDAAVLEVLRSGQYIGGGVIAAFEKAFAESVGTPFAVGCNSGTDALILALRGLGIGPGDEVITASFSFFATAEAISAVGATPVFVDVEESSYLIDLDQVEAAITPATKALIPVHLFGRPVDMERVSSIAQRHNLKVVEDCAQASGASWAGLPVGSWGDVGCFSFFPTKNLGGAGDGGAVTCKDEALAQRMRELAVHGMPRRYLHSELGYNSRLDSIQAAVLNVKLPHLSSWVEKRTAIAQRYRAELSGSNGFALPEAGPKGHSWNQFVMRVPACNPSPACGSTCTPSADSANFGLPEACCRDWLKQQLQDAGVTTIIYYPIPIHRQPAYAHLNYPPGSLPITERLCSEVLSLPIFPELSAEQQCRVIETVQQITTAEKLAQTNSFLHNK
- a CDS encoding thioredoxin family protein, which encodes MVLTPSEMLPLGTPLPEFSLERAAGGRWETAALKAKPVLVLFICAHCPYVIHIEPELGRLERDYGEQVQIVAISSNSTITHPQDGPEGLRAQAERQGWSFPYLFDASQAVAKAFQAACTPDLFLFNSQHQLVYRGQLDGSRPGNDEALTGTDLRAAIDGLLAGRAVNPDQRPSIGCNIKWHPEEA
- a CDS encoding NAD-dependent epimerase/dehydratase family protein; this encodes MKIIVFGASGQDGRLLVEILSQDTNFEVVAVSRSATQRGFGRQRNISYIQHADYSVEGITRLFDCEAPDVVFNLIGQSSVGRSFFAKQETFIANFTVPKNICEALLRFPGSYFFHASSAYIFDCSTSIGPNSKLSAVSPYALSKLQIYSHIRQLHALTGRCSILHLFNHISEFSDQRFLFPKIVRSFLKSPLEHVNINVDSALPVRNWGFSIDYMNSVKQILMMNHDQRRPEYFIGSNLHLSVCEVLELTSAQLGKTYSLHSANAELRPHDPPRVEMKQSLLLDQGIKLPLYEKHSFISDAIDLFSSCA
- a CDS encoding FAD-binding domain-containing protein, which produces MASPTLRGVPLNWDEHPGDLPRQFSDRSELERTLQQLFPEASGGLSPIPGGRRKAEALLGKVQPERYAKARNFLSGPVTRLSPYIRHGAISLAEVRDAVFARTKQRQTSEKLINELGWRDYWQRLWAQLGDGIWSDQESLKTGHHPGAYAESLPADLADGQTGLACMDGFIQELHQTGWLHNHARMWLAAYVVHWRRIRWQAGAQWFLRHLLDGDPASNNLSWQWVASSFSHKPYFFNRANLERYSDGRYCQDCEVSAKGCPFEASYEQLEQRLFQQQAAIRETSDRPNRRQRPSSSKASAFSRPAKPNR